tatagatctaaaactatgtttattttagctatttttatattttacaaaatgatttttaaactaaaaacactgaaaaaaatgattaaaaaatgactattattgatttaaaagggggaaaatcaggaaatgtaatatacatctatactcttcattttaatttgatcctaaaacagaaagtcagcactcatgatttactttctcgggccacacaaaatgatgcggtgggccagatttggcccccgggccgtcactttgacacatgtgaactaACACGTTAGCAAAGTACGTATTTTTCCCGAAATGCGCTTGTCAGTGGTTTTAACTTAATGATATTAAATGTGGCttatccattttaaaaatgtccttCTCCTCCCAGAACAGTCGGAGGCCGAGAGGTCAAACTCCATCGCGGTGGCTGGGGCGGCGATCGGCGCCGTTTTGGCTCTCTTCCTCATGGCCGTCTTCGTCATCGTCCTGGTCACGGCCCGCAAGGCCCCGCCGGCGGCCTTTTCGGACAAAGTGTAAGTCAAAGATATCTGACTCGACTAGAAACCAAAAATGACGGATGGTCAATAATTCCCCTTGAGCCTGTCAGCGACTTCTCtctggtatgtgtgtgtgtctgtgtgtctgtgtgtgtgtgtctgtgtgtgtgtgtgacagtgcaGAAATGTGCCTCCAACAATGCTGTAACTAAGTTAGCATCTTAAGCGTGACTGTCCCGGCGGGACGGCTTTTGAGAAAAACATAGTGTTTTCATAAGATGAAAATATGTAAGCAGAACtcacatttcaatttaaatgacCTCCACCTTTTAAGTAAACTAAAGTTCTGTGGAGTAAGCAGACTTCCAAATTTTATTTAAAGAGGACTAGAAAATCTCAAGGAAATTGCACTTATGTTCAAGTGTATATTCTTTTTCGTATAGGTTGGATCCAACAcgatttcaacattttaaatgCGTACACAACTGAGCTAAAGAGCCttgttgacttttaaaaaccTAACAGTTCTTTATCTGTATCCTGTTTGTTAAATAACAGTACAGAGAGggtttaaaagtccaaataacaGTCCATAAAGTCAGAGTCCATACATCATGGTTATGCGCGTATCGCTGCAGGTGGTGGAAcctattaaccgcgataaatgaggtattactgtaatgcgATTGTTGTGACTTGACTATTGATTTTTACGGTGTTGGTGTTCAGGATTGACCTCCCTCCCACGCACAAGCCCCCTCCACCCTACTCCGAGCGAGCGCCGACTCTCCCCCCGGGTGTCCACGCGTCCCAGGTGCCTTGGCTGTGTCAGGTAAAGCGCAACCCCTTCGCACCCGGGAATCCGCCACGCCATCCGTTCAACGTTCACCCGCAGGGCGGCATGGCCGAGAAGCGCCCACCCCCGGCGGTGGCGCTCCCTGCCCGACGGAGCCCCGCGCCGAGGTCCCGCTTGGAGTGGGTTTGTCATCAAAGCGGGTCGGAGCGGGTCTTCATCAACCGCCGCGAGCACTATGTGTGATGCCACGCCTCCTTTTTCAAGGCTCTCAAGAAACACCTGGAAGTATCGGACGCCAAACGCACCTTCTATTTGAAGATTTCACTCTTTGCGCGCAATGGACGGCCATGGACGTGCAATCCTGACCGGGAGGGCCGAATGAACGGAGCAAGAGGTTCGATTGCAcgcccatcgccgtcaatggcgtcgAAACGTGATCGTTGCCTTTGACCTCAATGAATGGAAAAACCACAATAAgctaatatttttgtttgtttgttttgcattgAGACAATTTGCtgaattgtgttgttttttttattacagaataacctagtagcagtagtggtagtagtggtagttagtagtggtagtagtagtcgtactagtagtagtagtggtagtagtagtcgtcagtcgtactagtagtagtagtggtgtaagaaataaatacaaactaaTATAGTTCTGGCACATGTTTCTGAAGCTTCAGCAGGGTTGTATTATACAATGCATGTTCAAGGCAAATTTGTATGAATTCATATTTCTGGACTGGTAACAAAATGATGCCTTGATAATAGCAAAGCATGTAGAATGTAAAAGTATTTTAGCACTGGCGGAACTTGTGTTATGAGTACAAGAAACGGATTGTGTGTCCTAAACAACTGCGGAGATCCTCTGAGATTTATTTACCGTACTCACTGTGAGGGGATTTATTAGGATAAgactttttgttctgtttttgtgGCTGTTTGACACCGCAAAGTTGATGGTGTAGATTTCAGGCGCATGTCAGGGTGACTATTGCCtttgttttgatatttttttgtatgtagaaaAGCACTTGAGGTGTACTATAAGATAGTATTGGGCGATATGACAACTGATCGCGATTATTGCTGCCAACAACAACATACTAGTATTTTGTTGAATGTAGTTTGGAATTGCCAATTAATAGCTGGTTTTCTGGAGTGCAGAGCCACccgaaaatgtcaaataaactgccaatttaatgtttttccagGCTGTTTTGTGAAAATAAGACTCCCCTGTGCACTGAGTTTGTTGACATTTTCCTGTGGTGGTCCAAGCAGAGAAGTCGTTTGACTGGAATCTCTTCAACAGTAACATCTTTCGGCCGCATGAAGAACTACACTAACAGGTGCCTTGAATCTTTTACCTTATTTGTATTGATATCATCAAACTGAATACAGAAAATGTCAGACAGAATCAAATAGgaccagtatttttttttatttgactgttAATAAGAGAAGGAAGATGATGCTAAATATACTTTGAAAATGTCTTGCCTTTTCTGCAAAATAGGAAGTGCAGGGATGTCACGTTAAAAAAGTTATggtttttaagtattaactcattggattTGATGTTTAGAAttctcaatggcagtgaatgagttagtaAGGGGCTAcaaggaataaaataaaaacatccagAGGTTTTAGGatattctaaaaaataataataattaaattcaaaacatgaaaaaaaatgattatttgaaAGTTAACTACAGCAACATTTGATGACCGCagtaaaacatctttttatttacaatacTGAAACAAACGTTCCAGAATAAAGACAAAATATCCGTTGACTGCAAAATAGTCTAGACAATCCCAACCCGATAGTTCTTGATcaaatttccttctttttttaaaaaatacaagtttatttgtataaaacaaaatagtGAACTTCCACAAAGTTTCCTACCTTGAGTGGAAATAGTAGAGAAGTACCGTTTAGTGTCAAAACTGAGAAATACAACAGAATGTAAACTGAATTTAAGATTATTTTGTGGGCCAcaacaaatgacattttcataatTGGCAAATTAATAATAGCCTCGCGCAAAGGTTATGTATTGAAATCTTCCAAAATATAAATGGAGATTGAATGACCAGTTATGACATGTTAGTTTGAGCACAATGTGCAGTACTTTTAAAAAGgacaagaacaaaacaaaaacattcgtttttatttccaatagactgaaacaaccaaaaaaataaagtttaaaaagaGACAAAACGTCGATTCTATGAAATAGGATTGACGGGTAGAGCTCGTTGCAGATTGATTCCCGCGCAAAGCTTGCTTTTGCGTTTTAACAGGAACAAGGCGCTTGtgttaaagtaaaaatagaGCTGTTACCGTCCCTGATTAAAGCCAACGCGTGAAACGTTTTGCCCACAGAAACAAATTCCTCTCCTCACACATCTCCCGCTAATGAATAGCAGCTTTTGTTTGGGCCGTCAGCATCCATTACGGTAGACGCCGCTCGCTCCAAGAGCCGCGTCGCCGTGGACATTTCGCCGCATCTTACTTTGCCTTCACTTTCTgcttggcggcggcggcttGCGCTCGGGATGCTTGGACTGTGTCGCGCACCCCCGCGCACCTGACGGCGTCACACGATAAACAATGCAGAGTAGTTTCCTCACAAGGAACGTGACAGCTTAGCGAACGTTCACGGAAGCAATGTTTACTCACCAGGTTTTGATTTTCTTCTCCAAAGATTTGTAAGCTCTCACCATCTTTCTTATTCTCACCTGGAGAGAACATTGATAGCGTATTTTTAGCGCGCTAGCGCCAAATTTGGGGGCCATTACGTGGTTTCCCATTGAGATTCTTACCTGCTGTTTTTTGTAGAGCAAAGGAAAGGAAAACAGAGTAATGACAGCTGGAAGACACAACAAAGTGTTAAATAGGGTCATTTTGGATTCATTCAATATTGATGAATAAGtgaaatattttataaaatttGCATTTGGACAGAAGTGGGAAGGCTTTTTATATCCAGTCAAGTACAAAAGATCTCATTTCAAGATGCACATATtgctatttttctcattttaaagttaaaaactaGAAAAATACACGTAGAGATATATTTAATCTTCctgcaaaaagagaaaataaatagtAGAAAATCTATATCTGCCAATAGATGCCATTAAAATAAGCGCAATTCACATTTCCTTGTAAATGAAGCTCCTCATCCCACCTCaacctagtttttttttaacctttcttTTCTAACAACATATAGTTTACCCATACCGGAGAACACCAACCGACCTGTTATGACCAGAGTCAGCCCAGTAGTAAGGACGCCGACGTACGTCAGCATGTAGAgcagaaaaacaaactaaaagggaaagaaaaagaaaaaaacacggcCTAGAAATCAGATTTTATCCAGCGCTATCCgtcttatttttaaaacttCCCGGTCTAACCTTAAGCGAGTCCAGTATATTTTCAATGAAAAGTAGACGTTTGAGCTCAGTGACGGCGAATGCCGTCAGCAGCACCGCCTCCTCCACCAGCATCACC
The nucleotide sequence above comes from Stigmatopora argus isolate UIUO_Sarg chromosome 22, RoL_Sarg_1.0, whole genome shotgun sequence. Encoded proteins:
- the LOC144068009 gene encoding uncharacterized protein LOC144068009, producing MAVFVIVLVTARKAPPAAFSDKVIDLPPTHKPPPPYSERAPTLPPGVHASQVPWLCQGGMAEKRPPPAVALPARRSPAPRSRLEWVCHQSGSERVFINRREHYV
- the rtn2b gene encoding reticulon-2b, with product MAGKLMELVYWRSTSKTGLVFTGSVMCLASLFQLSAITVLSHMALGVMCVTLAVRFYYKLLELLRCNPGLHPFQSYLDYDGTLTDKEMVMLVEEAVLLTAFAVTELKRLLFIENILDSLKFVFLLYMLTYVGVLTTGLTLVITAVITLFSFPLLYKKQQVRIRKMVRAYKSLEKKIKTWCAGVRDTVQASRAQAAAAKQKVKAK